ATTGTTGCCAAAGTCCCCTGATATGACGCTCGCGCTTTACCTCGGAAAACTCGTAAGCATTTGAATACGTATTACCGGTAGGGGGTGATAGAGGCAAAGGGGAAGACGTACAGGGTAGAAAATTCTGTTTAAATTACCAAAGAAACAATCAGAAGGGTGAGTATTCTAACTTGCTTCGGTTATAAGGAATTAAAACTAACACTTTACCTGCATAAGCAACGAAATGAAAACGTATGGAAGGTGTTCTAGTGCGGGTTTCGGTCCTTTGCATTTCAACGAGCATTTGGTAACTCGAGCGAAACATCCTGCATGGCAATGACGTTTGAACTCCTCCGGTTGCCGTTGTTTTGCGCTGTATCGCTTCCGGGGTGATGTCTTCCCGAAGGGAGACAGAGGTCACGGGATGATATGCGTGGCGTTACAAACCAAGTTTGCAACGTACCCCGTTGTGGAACGTACTTGTAATTCCCACTAATAGATGTATTATAGCCCACATTTAGACGTGAACCGTTCTAATCGCGGTTTGGTTTAGAACGCTACATGCTCGGAAGCGGTGCTCTGATTTAATAGGCTACAAATGGCGGTTATATTAGGGCCATTTTGGGTTTATGATGCGCTTTGGCTCACAAAGGCAAACGGACACCAGACATCACGTTTTGAGACTGTGAGACCAATGAAATAACGAATATGACAATATGTCCCTGTGTTAACACACTGCTCATGTAAAGAAAGGTTTGATGTCCGACAACATAGCTCTCCAAATCTCCAGTTGAAGTCGTAAGATTACAGTTTGATTGGAGTCATTAAAACTAATTTTTAACCACTCCACAGATTTCATGTCAGCAAGTTATAGTTTAGGCAAGTCGGGTAGGACATGTACTTTGTGTATGACGTTTACCCAACAATTGTTTGACATATTATTTACATATTAATTGACTATATCACAATCCCAGTGGgtcaggaatgtgaatacaCGTTGTAAGTATTTGGTAGGATTGCCTTTAAACAATATAACTTGGGATAAACATTTTGGGTGGCCTTCCACAAGTGTCTTACAATAAAGTGCTGGGATTTTGCCCCATTCCTCTTAACAGGTAATGTAACTGCATCAGGTTTGCAGGCCCCTTTATTTCAATAAAACAGGCAGTGTAGACGTGTTGGATAATACTGCAAAGCAGAGCAGGTGAGGAGGGATATGGGCCTTGAGTGCCCCCATGTGGCTGCTCTGCAGAAGAGCGCCTCCACTGTGCATATTATGACATGCTGAAGTGGGGGATGGAGCAGTTACATAATGAGGTGTGGTACGCAGGTGTGGTGCTGTAAGTCAGCCTGATAACCAGAGTGACCCTGGATTAGAGCGTGTGGATTTTGGTGGCTCTCCTGCTCCCTCATGGACCATTTCTTCCTGCAGATACCTGCTGGAGTTGGGCTGCATCACCTGCTACCACCTGCTCACAGTCAGAGATGCCCAGAAAGGGCTGGAGAGATCCTGTCTGAGAGCGGGCGGGAAGCCAGAAGGAGACAGGGCAGGAGGGGAGGCCAGGGGGAGTCATCAGGGCTGGCAGGAGGCCAGGGGGAGTCATCAGGGCTGGCAAGAGGCTAGGGGGAGTCATCAGGGTAGGCAGGAGGCCAGGGGGAGTCATCAGGGTAGGCAGGAGGCCAAGGGGGAGTCATCAGGGCTGGCAGGAGGCCAAGGGGGAGTCATCAGGGCTGGCAGAAGGCCAGGGGGAGTCATCAGGGTAGGCAGGAGGCCAGGGGGAGTCATAAGGGCTGGCAGGAGGCCAAGGGGGAGTCATCAGGGCTGGCAGGAGGCCAGGGGGAGTCATCAGGGCTGGCAGGAGGCCAGGGGGAGTCATCAGGGCTGGCAGGAGGCCAGGGGGAGTCATCAGGGTAGGCAGGAGGCCAAGGGGGAGTCATCAGGGCTGGCAGGAGGCCAGGGGGAGTCATCAGGGCTGGCAGGAGGCCAAGGGGGAGTCATCAGGGCTGGCAGGAGGCCAGGGGGAGTCATCAGGGCTGGCAGGAGGCCAGGGGGAGTCATCAGGGCTGGCAGGAGGCCAGGGGGAGTCATCAGGGCTGGCAGGAGGTGCGCGTTTGCGATTAGTGTTtacttgcattttttttataccGCTTATAATGTATCAACAGTCATGCACTTGTATCTGGTATATAAATATAGCCTTGCAGTGCACCTTAAGCTCATTATAACCATTTGACCACATCGGTTTGTTTCCCTTCGTATTTATGTggctttgggtaaaagcatctTTCTGTTCAATACGTTTATGTTTGTTTCCGTTGTTAGCCAAATGTCAGCCTCACTGTAGGTAAAACATTTTCCACTCCCATACAGACCGAAAACAAGGGGTTGTAATTGCTGAGTTCACCATGTGACGCCCTACACGGTTATGACCGGCTAAGACTAATGCAAACACCTTGTATAGGGCGAgaactttatatatataaaattcatCTCATCGCTGTAGATGGGGATTGTAACCACAGAGAGGCTTTCAGCAGATCACATATTCTGAAAAACGTTATGATGATTGCTGCAGACATGTACATGATAGAGATCCGAATGCATGGATCTTTGTTGGGATAAATATCTTACTGTCCCGTTTTCCGTGCAGATTCATAGTGGAGGGAGCAGCTGCCAGAATCGCTGCTCTGTCTCTTTAAAAACAGCGGCCGGTGTCCGGCCCACCGGCCATCAGTGAACGCCGAGGGGGAGCAGGGCGACACTACGGGGTCTGAAAGCGGCGCTGGGACAACGGTCGGCGCTAAAAGACGTTACCGCAAGGGTAAGGACACGGGCACGGGAGCGCGCATCGCCGCGGCCGCGCATCACCCTTCTCAGTAGCGATCGAGCTTTGTGTg
This portion of the Brienomyrus brachyistius isolate T26 unplaced genomic scaffold, BBRACH_0.4 scaffold118, whole genome shotgun sequence genome encodes:
- the LOC125727798 gene encoding uncharacterized protein LOC125727798 yields the protein MICVALQTKFATYPVVERVVRRCGAVSQPDNQSDPGLERVDFGGSPAPSWTISSCRYLLELGCITCYHLLTVRDAQKGLERSCLRAGGKPEGDRAGGEARGSHQGWQEARGSHQGWQEARGSHQGRQEARGSHQGRQEAKGESSGLAGGQGGVIRAGRRPGGVIRVGRRPGGVIRAGRRPRGSHQGWQEARGSHQGWQEARGSHQGWQEARGSHQGRQEAKGESSGLAGGQGESSGLAGGQGGVIRAGRRPGGVIRAGRRPGGVIRAGRRPGGVIRAGRRFIVEGAAARIAALSL